A DNA window from Mastomys coucha isolate ucsf_1 unplaced genomic scaffold, UCSF_Mcou_1 pScaffold21, whole genome shotgun sequence contains the following coding sequences:
- the LOC116100349 gene encoding 60S ribosomal protein L36a-like gives MVNVPKTHWTFCKKCGKHQPHKVTQYKKGKDSLYAQGKRHYNRKQSGYGGQTKPIFRKKAKTTKKIVLRLECVEPNCRSKRMLAIKRCKHFELGGDKKRKGQVIQF, from the coding sequence ATGGTGAATGTTCCTAAGACCCATTGGACTTTCTGCAAGAAATGTGGGAAGCACCAACCCCATAAGGTGACACAGTACAAGAAGGGCAAGGATTCTTTGTATGCCCAGGGAAAGCGGCATTACAACAGGAAACAGAGTGGCTATGGTGGGCAGACTAAGCCGATTTTCCGCAAAAAGGCTAAAACTACAAAGAAGATTGTGCTGAGATTGGAGTGTGTTGAGCCCAACTGCAGATCTAAGAGGATGCTGGCTATTAAGAGATGCAAGCATTTTGAATTGGGAGGCGACAAGAAGAGAAAGGGCCAAGTGATCCAGTTCTAA